The following are from one region of the Mycetohabitans rhizoxinica HKI 454 genome:
- the proB gene encoding glutamate 5-kinase, which translates to MRSIIADAKRLVVKVGSSLVTNDGRGLDHDAIGQWAAQIAALRQQGKDVVLVSSGAIAEGMQRLGWSRRPREIAELQAAAAVGQMGLAQVYESRFAEYSIRTAQILLTHADLADRERYLNARSTLLTLLRLGVVPIINENDTVVTGEIKFGDNDTLGALVANLIEGDALVILTDQCGLYTADPRKNPAATLVQQADAGDPALEAMAGGAGTSIGRGGMLTKILAAKRAAHSGADTVIASGREPHVLVRLAAAEPIGTQLIARTARMAARKQWVADHLQVRGHVVIDAGALEKLTSEGKSLLPVGIVDVQGIFARGEVIACLDEAGREVARGLTNYSSAEVRLIRRHPSAQIESILGYMLEPELIHRDNLVML; encoded by the coding sequence ATGCGTTCGATCATTGCTGATGCAAAGCGGCTGGTTGTGAAAGTGGGCTCAAGCCTGGTCACCAATGACGGGCGTGGACTGGATCATGACGCGATCGGGCAGTGGGCCGCGCAAATCGCCGCCTTGCGTCAGCAGGGCAAGGACGTGGTGCTGGTCAGTTCCGGCGCGATCGCCGAGGGGATGCAGCGACTGGGCTGGAGCCGGCGTCCACGCGAGATCGCCGAACTGCAGGCCGCGGCCGCGGTCGGCCAAATGGGGTTGGCGCAGGTCTATGAAAGCCGCTTTGCCGAGTATTCGATCCGCACGGCGCAGATCCTGCTCACGCACGCGGACCTTGCCGATCGCGAGCGATACCTGAATGCACGCTCGACGCTACTCACGTTGCTCAGACTCGGCGTGGTGCCGATCATCAATGAGAATGACACGGTCGTCACGGGTGAGATCAAGTTCGGCGACAACGACACATTGGGCGCGTTGGTAGCGAATCTGATCGAAGGGGACGCGCTGGTGATCCTGACCGACCAGTGTGGCTTGTACACGGCCGATCCGCGCAAGAATCCTGCCGCGACGCTGGTGCAACAGGCCGACGCGGGCGACCCCGCGTTGGAAGCAATGGCCGGTGGCGCTGGCACAAGCATTGGTCGGGGCGGGATGCTGACCAAGATCCTGGCCGCCAAGCGCGCCGCGCACAGCGGCGCGGATACGGTGATCGCAAGTGGTCGTGAGCCGCACGTGTTAGTTAGGCTGGCGGCGGCGGAGCCGATTGGCACGCAACTCATTGCGCGGACCGCCCGCATGGCCGCGCGCAAGCAATGGGTAGCAGACCATCTGCAAGTGCGCGGCCATGTCGTGATCGATGCGGGGGCGCTCGAGAAGCTGACTTCCGAGGGCAAGAGCCTGTTGCCGGTCGGCATCGTCGACGTACAAGGTATTTTTGCCCGCGGCGAGGTGATTGCGTGCCTGGACGAAGCGGGCCGTGAGGTGGCGCGTGGGTTGACGAACTACAGTAGCGCCGAGGTGCGGTTGATTCGCCGCCATCCGAGTGCGCAGATCGAGTCGATTCTCGGTTACATGCTCGAGCCAGAATTGATCCACCGGGACAACCTGGTGATGCTGTAG
- a CDS encoding CNP1-like family protein: MKRVCPPARPSRPSSRRIAALIGTIAAALLGACSSPSPDQGPKPGQDFTYLLERTQNWVENQVDKLAPMPRAADLLPFEVSATTDLQFAVDAASVSVGTDGVVRYTIVITSPQGARNVYYEGLRCETYEWRRYAAADDSGEQWDRGAANGWRRIENSQLNAYQAALYQDYMCANKIPQGNAASIVQNIRYKRIAASRYQ; this comes from the coding sequence TTGAAACGCGTCTGCCCGCCTGCCCGTCCATCGCGCCCAAGTTCACGCCGCATCGCCGCCCTGATCGGCACGATCGCCGCCGCGCTGCTCGGCGCGTGCTCGTCCCCGTCGCCGGACCAGGGGCCCAAGCCCGGCCAGGACTTTACCTATCTGCTAGAGCGCACGCAGAACTGGGTCGAGAACCAGGTTGATAAGCTTGCGCCGATGCCACGCGCCGCGGACCTGCTGCCATTCGAGGTCTCTGCGACGACGGACCTGCAGTTTGCCGTCGACGCGGCGTCCGTGTCGGTGGGCACCGACGGCGTCGTACGCTATACGATCGTGATCACGAGCCCGCAAGGCGCACGCAATGTCTATTACGAAGGCTTGCGCTGCGAAACCTATGAGTGGCGCCGTTATGCGGCCGCCGACGACAGCGGCGAACAATGGGACCGGGGCGCGGCAAACGGCTGGCGGCGCATCGAGAATAGCCAGTTGAACGCGTATCAGGCCGCGCTATACCAAGATTACATGTGCGCGAACAAGATCCCGCAGGGCAATGCCGCGTCGATCGTGCAAAATATCCGTTATAAACGGATCGCCGCATCGCGCTATCAATAG
- a CDS encoding RNA pyrophosphohydrolase: MLDREGFRPNVGIILLNARNEVFWGKRLREHSWQFPQGGIKYGETPLQAMFRELREETGLRPEHVKVIGRTRDWLRYEVPDKYIKREVRGHYRGQKQIWFLLRMIGRDCDICLRATDHPEFDAWRWNSYWVPLDAVIEFKRDVYQMALTELSRFVRRQPGRHARSALHHGARPSKVKAKVVTVSIETVCSNIEPGAELDCGRAATAVLDVAAATLVVEPVSTKPRP, from the coding sequence ATGCTGGATCGTGAAGGCTTTCGCCCGAACGTCGGCATCATCCTCTTGAACGCGCGCAACGAGGTGTTTTGGGGCAAACGGCTGCGTGAGCATTCCTGGCAGTTTCCGCAAGGCGGCATCAAGTACGGTGAGACGCCCTTGCAAGCGATGTTTCGGGAGCTGCGCGAAGAAACCGGTTTGAGACCCGAGCATGTCAAGGTCATCGGTCGCACGCGCGACTGGTTGCGTTACGAGGTGCCCGACAAGTACATCAAGCGCGAGGTCCGCGGTCACTATCGAGGACAAAAGCAGATTTGGTTTCTGTTGCGCATGATCGGACGCGACTGCGATATCTGCCTGCGCGCGACCGATCATCCGGAGTTCGACGCGTGGCGCTGGAACAGCTACTGGGTGCCGCTGGACGCCGTGATCGAGTTCAAGAGAGATGTGTACCAGATGGCGCTGACCGAGCTTTCCCGCTTCGTGCGACGGCAGCCCGGACGCCATGCACGTTCTGCTTTGCACCATGGTGCCCGCCCTTCAAAGGTGAAGGCAAAAGTGGTAACGGTATCGATCGAGACGGTATGTTCGAACATCGAGCCCGGCGCCGAGCTTGACTGCGGCCGCGCGGCGACCGCAGTGCTGGACGTGGCCGCCGCGACGCTGGTCGTCGAGCCGGTCAGCACCAAGCCACGACCATGA
- a CDS encoding proline--tRNA ligase yields MKASRFFIGTLKEAPADAEIVSHQLMVRAGMIRRVAGGIYNYMPIGLRSIRKVEAIVREEMNRAGAVELLMPAVQPAELWQESSRWEQYGPELLRVKDRHDRDFVVGPTHEEVVTDIARKEIKSYRQMPVNFYQVQTKFRDEIRPRFGVMRGREFIMKDAYSFDRDRAGLQLSYQKMYDAYVRIFTRLGLEFRAVAADNGAIGGTGSHEFHVIAATGEDAIAYCPGSDYAANVEAAEAVSLIASRAAPSEPLTKKATPGKAKCEQVADYLSIALERTIKSIALAVDNEGADPTIWLLLLRGDHELNEIKAGKIPGLAGYRFATEQEIVDWFGAPPGYLGPLNTRKPVRVVADRTVANMSDFVVGSNEMGYHTTGVNWGRDLPEPEVADLRNVRKGDPSPDGRGELDLCRGIEVGHVFQLGTKYSEAMGATFLDENGKPAPMMMGCYGIGITRILGAAIEQNFDERGIIWPEAIAPFHLVLCPMGYERSDAVREQAHKLYDELLGAGMDVILDDRGERPGVMFADWELIGVPHRLVIGERGLKEGKIEYQGRRDVEPTLLPLEQAAAWVVERVRAALAR; encoded by the coding sequence ATGAAAGCTTCGCGTTTTTTCATCGGCACGCTGAAGGAAGCGCCGGCCGATGCCGAGATCGTCAGTCATCAGTTGATGGTCAGGGCGGGGATGATTCGCCGCGTCGCCGGCGGTATCTACAACTACATGCCGATCGGGTTGCGCTCGATCCGCAAGGTGGAGGCGATCGTACGCGAGGAGATGAACCGCGCGGGTGCTGTCGAGCTGTTGATGCCAGCGGTGCAGCCGGCTGAGCTATGGCAGGAATCCAGCCGCTGGGAGCAATATGGCCCCGAATTGCTGCGGGTGAAGGACCGCCACGACCGCGACTTCGTCGTCGGACCGACGCATGAGGAAGTGGTCACCGATATCGCGCGCAAGGAGATTAAGAGCTACCGCCAGATGCCGGTGAATTTTTACCAGGTGCAGACCAAGTTCCGCGATGAGATCCGCCCTAGGTTCGGCGTGATGCGGGGGCGCGAGTTCATCATGAAAGATGCGTATTCATTCGATCGCGACCGTGCTGGGCTGCAGCTATCGTACCAGAAGATGTACGACGCGTACGTGAGGATCTTCACGCGCCTGGGGCTCGAGTTCCGTGCGGTGGCAGCCGACAACGGCGCGATCGGTGGCACCGGATCGCACGAATTCCATGTGATTGCCGCGACCGGCGAGGATGCGATCGCGTATTGCCCGGGCTCGGATTATGCGGCCAATGTCGAGGCCGCCGAAGCCGTGTCATTGATCGCGTCACGCGCGGCGCCGAGCGAGCCGCTGACGAAGAAGGCCACGCCGGGTAAGGCGAAATGCGAGCAGGTGGCCGATTATCTGAGTATTGCGTTGGAGCGCACGATCAAGTCGATCGCGCTGGCCGTGGACAACGAGGGCGCCGACCCGACGATTTGGCTGCTGCTGCTGCGCGGCGACCATGAACTGAACGAGATCAAGGCTGGCAAGATACCGGGGCTGGCCGGCTATCGGTTCGCCACCGAGCAGGAGATTGTCGATTGGTTCGGCGCGCCCCCCGGCTATTTGGGGCCGCTGAACACGCGCAAGCCGGTGAGGGTGGTCGCGGATCGTACCGTGGCAAACATGAGCGACTTCGTCGTCGGCTCGAACGAGATGGGCTACCACACGACGGGGGTCAATTGGGGCCGTGACCTGCCGGAGCCGGAAGTGGCGGACTTGCGCAACGTGCGCAAGGGTGACCCATCGCCGGATGGCCGCGGCGAGCTGGACCTATGCCGTGGCATCGAGGTCGGGCATGTGTTCCAGCTTGGCACAAAGTATTCGGAAGCCATGGGCGCGACGTTCCTGGACGAGAACGGCAAGCCGGCACCGATGATGATGGGGTGCTACGGGATCGGCATCACGCGGATCCTCGGCGCGGCGATCGAGCAGAACTTCGACGAGCGCGGCATCATCTGGCCGGAGGCCATCGCGCCATTTCATCTGGTGCTGTGCCCGATGGGCTACGAGCGCAGCGACGCGGTGCGCGAGCAGGCGCACAAGCTCTATGACGAATTACTCGGCGCGGGTATGGACGTGATTCTGGACGACCGGGGCGAGCGTCCCGGCGTGATGTTCGCGGATTGGGAGTTGATCGGCGTGCCCCACCGGCTCGTGATTGGCGAGCGCGGCCTCAAGGAGGGCAAGATCGAGTATCAGGGCCGCCGCGATGTGGAGCCGACGCTATTGCCGCTTGAACAGGCGGCAGCGTGGGTGGTCGAGCGGGTGCGCGCGGCACTGGCACGCTAA
- a CDS encoding MarC family protein — MQYTFLSATVLLILITDPLGNIPLFINVLRKVERQRRPKVILREVTIAFVILLVFMIAGDAFLRMMHLTDLSLRLAGGIVLFLIALRMIFPHAEGPSGSEPLSEPLIVPLAIPALAGPSAIATVMLLTSHAPGKMLEWIGALTVTMAVCAIVLLLAEKIQRWIGVRTVAAFERLMGLVLVAISVEMILEGIRIFARQL, encoded by the coding sequence GTGCAATATACATTCTTATCCGCGACGGTCCTGCTGATCCTGATCACGGATCCGCTGGGCAATATCCCATTATTTATCAACGTGTTGCGCAAGGTTGAGCGGCAGCGGCGCCCGAAGGTGATCCTGCGCGAAGTGACGATCGCGTTCGTTATCCTCCTGGTATTCATGATCGCCGGCGACGCGTTCCTGCGCATGATGCACCTGACGGATCTGTCGTTGCGGCTGGCGGGCGGGATCGTGCTGTTTCTGATCGCGCTTCGAATGATTTTCCCGCACGCGGAAGGTCCATCCGGCAGCGAGCCGCTCAGCGAGCCGCTGATCGTGCCGCTTGCGATTCCGGCGCTGGCGGGACCGTCAGCCATCGCGACCGTCATGCTGCTGACGTCGCATGCGCCGGGCAAGATGCTTGAATGGATCGGCGCGCTTACGGTGACGATGGCCGTGTGCGCGATCGTGCTGCTGCTGGCCGAGAAGATCCAGCGATGGATCGGCGTGCGCACCGTTGCAGCATTCGAGCGGTTGATGGGGCTTGTGTTGGTCGCGATTTCGGTGGAGATGATCCTCGAGGGTATCCGGATCTTTGCGCGACAGCTTTAA
- a CDS encoding hypoxanthine-guanine phosphoribosyltransferase, which yields MNREEALDIFRHSEEIVSSADVAASIQQMAVAIHDAMRDEFPLVLSVMGGAAVFTGMLLPHLNFPLEFDYIHLTRYRNTTRGHDMQWRVAPAESVKDRVVLVLDDILDEGETMAAIRDRIIEKGARRFASAVLCEKLIAKPKPLRPDFCGVQVPDRYVFGCGMDVNGYWRNLSAIRALKGDA from the coding sequence ATGAACCGCGAAGAAGCCCTAGACATTTTCCGCCACTCCGAGGAGATCGTATCGTCCGCTGACGTGGCGGCGTCGATCCAGCAGATGGCCGTTGCAATCCACGACGCAATGCGTGACGAGTTCCCGCTTGTGCTGTCCGTGATGGGCGGTGCCGCGGTGTTCACCGGCATGCTGCTGCCGCATCTGAACTTCCCGCTCGAGTTCGACTATATCCATCTGACCCGCTATCGCAACACGACGCGCGGCCATGATATGCAGTGGCGCGTGGCACCCGCCGAATCAGTCAAGGACCGCGTTGTGTTGGTGCTCGACGACATCCTGGACGAAGGCGAAACGATGGCGGCGATCCGAGACCGGATCATTGAGAAGGGCGCGCGTCGCTTCGCCAGCGCGGTGCTGTGCGAGAAGCTCATTGCAAAGCCCAAGCCGCTGCGCCCCGATTTCTGTGGTGTTCAAGTGCCGGACCGCTATGTGTTCGGCTGCGGGATGGACGTCAACGGGTATTGGCGCAACCTGTCCGCGATCCGCGCGCTGAAAGGCGACGCCTAA
- the ffh gene encoding signal recognition particle protein — protein MLDNLTQRMARVVKTLRGEARLTEANTQEMLREVRLALLEADVALPVVREFIAKVREKALGEEVISSLTPGQALVGVVQRELTAVIGGDYEGKAAELNLAVTPPAVILMAGLQGAGKTTTVGKLAKLLREMQKKKVLTVSCDVYRPAAIAQLKTVTEQVGADFFPSQPDQKPLDIARDALDWAKRHYHDVLIVDTAGRLGIDEAMMQEIAALHAQLKPAETLFVVDAMLGQDAVNTAKAFNDALPLTGVVLTKLDGDSRGGAALSVRHVTGRPIKFVGVGEKLDGLETFYPERMANRILGMGDILALVEEAQRGVDVQAAQKLAEKVKKGGAFDLNDFRAQLSQMKKMGGLSMLMDKLPAQFQQAAGNADMSQAEKQMHRMEGIINSMTPAERAKPELIKASRKRRIATGAGVQVQEVNRMLNQFEQMRGMMKKLKGGNLQKMMRGMKGMLPGLR, from the coding sequence ATGCTCGACAATCTCACACAACGTATGGCGCGCGTCGTGAAGACGCTACGCGGCGAAGCCCGGCTCACCGAGGCCAACACGCAAGAGATGCTGCGCGAGGTGCGCCTGGCCCTGCTCGAGGCAGACGTCGCGCTGCCGGTCGTGCGCGAGTTTATCGCGAAGGTTCGAGAAAAGGCGCTCGGTGAGGAAGTGATCAGCAGCTTGACCCCCGGCCAGGCGCTGGTCGGTGTCGTGCAACGCGAACTGACCGCGGTGATCGGCGGCGACTACGAAGGCAAAGCGGCCGAGTTGAACCTGGCAGTCACGCCGCCAGCAGTGATCTTAATGGCGGGCCTGCAGGGCGCCGGCAAGACCACGACGGTCGGCAAGTTGGCCAAGCTGCTGCGCGAGATGCAGAAGAAGAAAGTCCTCACCGTGTCGTGCGACGTCTACCGACCCGCGGCGATCGCGCAGCTGAAAACCGTCACCGAGCAAGTCGGCGCGGATTTCTTCCCGTCCCAACCTGACCAAAAGCCGCTGGATATCGCGCGGGACGCATTGGACTGGGCCAAGCGACACTACCATGACGTATTGATCGTGGACACGGCGGGTCGGCTCGGCATCGATGAGGCGATGATGCAGGAAATCGCCGCGTTGCACGCGCAACTCAAGCCGGCCGAGACGCTGTTCGTCGTCGATGCGATGCTCGGCCAGGACGCGGTCAATACTGCGAAGGCCTTCAATGACGCGCTACCGCTCACCGGCGTCGTGCTGACCAAGCTCGATGGCGACTCGCGCGGCGGCGCGGCGTTGTCGGTGCGCCACGTGACGGGCCGGCCGATCAAGTTCGTCGGCGTCGGCGAGAAACTCGATGGCCTAGAGACGTTCTACCCGGAACGGATGGCCAACCGAATCCTGGGCATGGGAGACATCCTGGCGCTGGTCGAGGAGGCGCAGCGCGGCGTGGACGTCCAGGCCGCGCAGAAGCTCGCCGAAAAGGTGAAGAAAGGCGGCGCTTTCGACCTGAACGACTTCCGCGCCCAACTGTCGCAAATGAAGAAAATGGGCGGCTTATCGATGCTAATGGACAAGCTGCCGGCGCAATTCCAGCAGGCCGCTGGCAACGCCGACATGTCTCAGGCCGAAAAGCAGATGCACCGCATGGAAGGCATCATCAATTCGATGACGCCGGCCGAGCGCGCCAAGCCGGAACTGATCAAAGCAAGCCGCAAGCGACGCATCGCGACCGGCGCCGGCGTGCAGGTGCAGGAGGTCAACCGGATGCTCAATCAGTTCGAACAGATGCGCGGCATGATGAAGAAGCTCAAGGGCGGCAACCTGCAAAAAATGATGCGCGGCATGAAAGGCATGTTGCCCGGGCTGCGCTGA
- a CDS encoding inner membrane protein YpjD has translation MHIVLYALTALLYGGLGVAAWRSYRHAHPHGTLLATAPAAALAAAPGRVAGTGTSPVARAMLFAALVLHGVLLHMTIFPADAMVFGFAFALSAMLWLGAGIYWIESFFFRLDGLRLLLMPIACVATLLPLLFGGVHVLAYAADPLFKVHFVLANVAYGLLAIAALHAILMLLVERRLHALRGVAGRRTPGPPARDWLSSWFDTLPPLLTLEKLLFRLIAAGFVLLTLALISGVWFSEQLIAQAIKLDHKTVFAFVSWIMFGALLVGRHRRGWRGRTALRWVLASFAALLLAYVGSRFVLEVLLHRAVV, from the coding sequence ATGCACATTGTACTGTATGCCCTCACTGCGCTTCTGTATGGCGGCCTTGGCGTCGCCGCCTGGCGCTCGTATCGGCACGCGCATCCGCACGGCACGCTGCTGGCTACGGCGCCGGCAGCCGCGTTGGCGGCGGCGCCCGGCCGCGTCGCTGGCACCGGCACGTCACCGGTGGCGCGCGCGATGCTGTTCGCCGCGCTGGTGCTGCACGGGGTGCTGCTGCATATGACGATCTTCCCGGCCGACGCGATGGTGTTCGGCTTCGCATTCGCGTTGTCGGCGATGCTGTGGCTTGGCGCGGGCATCTACTGGATCGAGAGTTTCTTTTTTCGGCTCGACGGGCTGCGACTGTTGTTGATGCCGATTGCCTGCGTGGCTACGCTGCTGCCGCTGCTGTTCGGCGGCGTCCATGTACTGGCCTATGCGGCGGATCCGCTGTTCAAGGTCCACTTTGTGTTGGCTAATGTCGCGTATGGGTTGCTGGCGATCGCCGCGTTGCATGCGATTCTGATGTTGCTGGTCGAGCGCCGGCTGCACGCACTTCGCGGCGTGGCCGGACGGCGCACGCCGGGGCCGCCCGCGCGTGACTGGTTATCGAGTTGGTTTGATACGCTGCCCCCGTTGTTGACGCTGGAAAAGTTGCTGTTCCGCCTGATCGCCGCGGGTTTCGTGCTGCTAACACTGGCGTTGATCAGCGGCGTGTGGTTCAGCGAGCAACTGATCGCCCAGGCCATCAAGCTGGATCACAAGACCGTGTTCGCGTTCGTATCGTGGATCATGTTCGGCGCGTTGCTAGTGGGCCGTCATCGGCGCGGCTGGCGCGGTCGCACCGCGTTGCGTTGGGTGCTGGCATCGTTCGCGGCGCTGCTGCTCGCATATGTCGGCAGTCGCTTCGTGCTGGAAGTGCTGTTGCATCGCGCGGTGGTCTGA
- a CDS encoding PP0621 family protein, with protein sequence MARILFWLFVILAIQWLWRQVARRDRAHVSHGSEAGRESTRPQANRSRADGATGTRRTGGAGGGALPEAIVRCAQCGVHVPVSETVSVEGQRFCSNEHAARYAARSARRDNAR encoded by the coding sequence ATGGCCCGCATCCTCTTTTGGCTTTTTGTGATTCTCGCCATCCAGTGGCTGTGGCGCCAGGTCGCGCGTCGTGATCGGGCGCACGTCAGCCACGGATCCGAGGCGGGACGGGAATCCACGCGCCCGCAGGCCAACCGTAGTCGCGCCGATGGCGCGACCGGCACGCGGCGCACCGGCGGTGCCGGTGGCGGCGCGCTGCCAGAGGCCATCGTGCGCTGCGCACAGTGCGGCGTACACGTACCGGTGAGCGAGACGGTGTCGGTAGAGGGCCAGCGCTTTTGTTCCAACGAGCATGCTGCCCGCTACGCGGCTCGGTCAGCCAGGCGCGATAATGCGCGGTGA
- the ampD gene encoding 1,6-anhydro-N-acetylmuramyl-L-alanine amidase AmpD, with product MPPGEGAAVPARIVVDGLGWARPAQHTPCANCDARPTGVEPTLVVVHNISLPPGQFGGDAVAALFLNQLDCDAHPYYTRLRGLRVSAHFFVRRDGKLLQFVSCNERAWHAGASNFAGRERCNDFSIGIELEGSDEHVFEAPQYDTLTRLCAALCERYPITALAGHADIAPGRKTDPGPHFDWHRLRAQLALPATFFPYLR from the coding sequence ATGCCGCCGGGCGAGGGCGCCGCAGTGCCGGCGCGCATCGTGGTCGATGGGCTAGGGTGGGCTCGGCCCGCCCAGCACACGCCATGCGCGAATTGCGATGCGCGCCCCACAGGCGTTGAGCCGACGCTCGTGGTGGTGCACAACATTAGTTTGCCGCCGGGACAGTTCGGCGGTGACGCGGTGGCGGCGCTGTTCCTCAACCAACTCGATTGCGACGCGCACCCGTACTACACGCGACTGCGCGGGCTGCGCGTATCGGCGCACTTTTTCGTGCGGCGGGACGGCAAATTGCTGCAATTCGTCTCGTGCAATGAGCGCGCGTGGCATGCTGGCGCGTCGAATTTCGCCGGCCGCGAGCGCTGCAACGATTTTTCGATTGGTATCGAACTAGAGGGCTCGGACGAGCACGTGTTCGAGGCGCCGCAGTACGACACGCTGACGCGCTTGTGCGCTGCACTGTGTGAGCGTTATCCCATCACCGCGCTGGCCGGCCATGCGGACATCGCGCCGGGTCGCAAGACCGACCCGGGGCCGCATTTCGACTGGCATCGGTTGCGCGCGCAGCTTGCGCTGCCGGCGACGTTTTTTCCCTATCTGCGCTGA